The Oligoflexia bacterium genome contains a region encoding:
- a CDS encoding HAMP domain-containing sensor histidine kinase → MPEKFDRVILKVIKYNLTIFILLFSIIFFISLAIFSKSSQNIKLNKSILEIINISKPYLRIGDDYTVNQVLQIFISNPETNISQITIENKNNLLINIIGASAESNKEELSKTFYLFDDDDDDPYIIKITYNDEYLIYPLVATASAFIIIVLLILMLGLRANKIILKKSMHPFKLVTKILENYDENAPDRNEINKFVETKKIYQKLKNLHEKIIFQRKTIEDEEKKIYLLSIKEDIAQQVAHDIRSPLTALNVVSKDLSGLPEESRVLLRSSIERIQDIANNLVSKSEMYDRGVEDNIGQEVLRSKLLLPIIEEILSEKRYQLKDKVHVDITLDSEEAYGLFAKVDERILKRVLSNLINNSIEAFEDSGKVVVQIAKCIRYDEVLISVKDDGKGIPKNILPKLGQKGVSFGKAANQESGAGLGLYYAKYNIEKWGGRFAIESEQGKGTEIKLYLPNTESPDWFVQRINLSGIKTIIILDDDESIHKVWDKRLKTYVKKYNIDLKHARCPEDFKLLIEGQANLLCLCDYELLGFEETALDLIEENSLEAVSILVTCRYAEEKVQERCEKLGIKLIPKTSADLVPLTV, encoded by the coding sequence GTGCCAGAGAAGTTCGATCGCGTAATCTTAAAGGTCATTAAATATAATTTGACCATCTTTATATTGTTGTTTTCAATTATTTTTTTTATATCATTGGCAATTTTTTCAAAATCATCGCAAAATATAAAATTAAACAAATCAATCTTAGAAATAATTAATATTTCCAAACCGTATTTGAGAATAGGAGACGATTATACAGTAAACCAGGTTCTTCAGATATTTATAAGTAATCCAGAAACTAATATTAGCCAGATAACTATTGAGAATAAAAATAATTTATTAATAAATATTATTGGTGCAAGTGCAGAAAGTAATAAAGAAGAATTGTCTAAAACTTTTTATTTGTTTGATGATGACGATGATGATCCATACATAATAAAAATAACATATAATGACGAATATTTAATTTACCCACTGGTTGCAACAGCCTCGGCTTTTATAATTATTGTGTTGTTAATTTTAATGTTAGGCCTTAGGGCAAATAAAATTATTTTAAAAAAATCAATGCATCCATTTAAATTAGTTACTAAAATTTTAGAAAATTATGATGAAAATGCTCCTGATCGTAATGAGATTAATAAATTTGTAGAAACAAAAAAAATTTACCAAAAATTAAAAAATCTACATGAAAAAATTATTTTTCAACGTAAGACAATAGAAGATGAAGAAAAGAAAATATATCTATTGTCTATTAAAGAAGATATTGCTCAGCAAGTTGCCCATGATATACGATCGCCATTAACGGCTTTGAATGTGGTTTCTAAGGATTTATCTGGGTTACCTGAAGAGTCGAGGGTGTTACTTAGGTCTTCTATTGAGAGAATTCAAGATATTGCGAATAACTTGGTGAGCAAGAGTGAAATGTATGATCGAGGTGTGGAGGATAATATTGGACAGGAAGTTTTAAGGTCAAAATTATTGTTGCCAATCATTGAAGAGATTTTATCTGAAAAAAGATACCAATTAAAAGACAAAGTACATGTGGATATTACTTTGGATAGTGAAGAAGCTTATGGTTTGTTTGCTAAAGTGGATGAACGCATTTTAAAAAGAGTTTTATCTAACTTAATTAACAATAGTATAGAAGCTTTTGAAGACTCAGGAAAAGTAGTTGTTCAAATAGCAAAATGCATTCGATATGATGAGGTTTTGATTAGTGTCAAAGACGATGGAAAAGGTATCCCAAAAAATATACTACCTAAACTAGGTCAAAAGGGAGTGTCTTTTGGTAAGGCTGCAAATCAAGAGTCTGGTGCAGGTTTGGGCTTGTATTATGCTAAATATAATATAGAAAAGTGGGGAGGACGTTTTGCCATAGAGTCTGAACAAGGTAAAGGCACAGAGATTAAGTTGTACTTACCCAATACAGAGTCTCCAGACTGGTTTGTACAAAGAATTAACCTTAGTGGTATAAAGACTATTATTATATTAGACGATGATGAATCAATTCATAAAGTATGGGATAAACGTTTAAAGACCTATGTAAAAAAGTATAATATAGACTTAAAGCATGCTCGATGCCCAGAGGATTTTAAACTGTTAATTGAGGGTCAAGCAAACTTATTATGTTTATGTGATTATGAGTTACTGGGATTTGAAGAAACTGCTTTAGATTTGATAGAAGAAAACAGTTTAGAAGCTGTATCTATCTTGGTAACCTGCAGGTATGCAGAAGAAAAAGTGCAAGAGCGATGTGAAAAATTAGGTATAAAACTCATTCCTAAGACCTCAGCAGATTTGGTTCCTCTAACAGTTTAA
- a CDS encoding ABC transporter substrate-binding protein has translation MAIKLKIAFIIAAFISSVAIAKADVFECGLKIPVLKIYSEYNPYKSNDLELNRVAKQIHKSLVKFGPSGVIEPSVAKSWIVNYQNKTIQFKLDNSYTFSDKSEIKSIDVYNSFKVSALYGNNLIKFLDEYEKCKNISTCDSFNIISDNEFIITLKTKNFSSFFKLLATLQASITKYDNKMLLGVGDFILDKHDHNSLKLVRKGVKLTSEKECINFLLLKNEDIIKEFNKGNIDELRLSSVNESKIKKEFQKIEYIHPSVMLIELNLRNTFFNNIKNRKLFFNIINPEEFKSYVGGDFFPATGFSPKGVMGYKAKRHVNVLKSKKFISNKSVVFGFEKGAPQRYRDYILDKLKGYDLNVKVVSYDFNSLLKKMRENEIDFMFRSVSLQNYDESTIFSSFLSHSDANINGYKNYTYDDIYQKLLLAHTKKEKNDLVYRLVKHIENDIPAIPIYYPKRSIYYSKNVKLPNVTSLALRYWEFPYEEFNFGN, from the coding sequence TTGGCAATTAAGTTAAAAATCGCTTTTATAATTGCGGCATTTATTTCAAGTGTCGCAATAGCCAAAGCAGATGTATTTGAATGTGGTCTGAAAATACCTGTTTTAAAGATATACTCGGAATACAATCCGTATAAAAGTAATGATTTAGAATTAAATAGAGTTGCCAAGCAAATTCATAAATCTTTAGTAAAATTTGGACCTTCTGGGGTTATAGAGCCAAGCGTAGCTAAAAGCTGGATAGTTAATTATCAAAATAAAACTATCCAGTTTAAGCTAGACAATTCATATACATTTTCGGATAAAAGTGAGATCAAAAGTATAGATGTTTATAACTCATTTAAGGTGAGCGCATTATATGGGAATAATCTGATTAAATTTCTTGATGAATATGAAAAATGTAAAAATATAAGTACTTGTGATTCGTTTAATATTATTAGCGATAATGAATTTATAATTACACTTAAAACAAAAAATTTTTCTTCTTTCTTTAAATTGTTAGCAACATTGCAGGCATCAATTACAAAATACGATAATAAAATGCTTTTGGGTGTTGGTGACTTTATTTTGGATAAACATGATCACAATAGTCTAAAATTAGTTAGAAAAGGAGTTAAGCTAACGTCTGAAAAAGAATGTATTAATTTTTTGTTATTAAAAAATGAAGACATAATAAAAGAATTTAATAAAGGAAACATTGATGAATTAAGATTGAGTAGTGTTAATGAATCAAAGATAAAAAAAGAGTTTCAAAAAATAGAGTACATCCATCCTTCAGTTATGTTGATTGAGTTAAATTTAAGAAACACATTTTTTAATAATATAAAAAATAGAAAGCTATTTTTTAATATAATAAATCCAGAAGAGTTTAAGAGTTATGTAGGGGGAGATTTTTTCCCGGCTACTGGTTTTTCTCCAAAAGGAGTTATGGGTTATAAAGCAAAAAGGCACGTTAATGTATTAAAAAGTAAAAAATTTATTTCTAATAAAAGTGTTGTGTTTGGTTTTGAAAAGGGAGCACCTCAAAGGTATAGAGATTATATACTAGATAAGTTAAAAGGATACGATTTAAATGTAAAAGTTGTTAGTTATGATTTTAACAGTTTGTTAAAAAAAATGCGGGAGAATGAAATTGATTTTATGTTCAGATCTGTTTCTTTGCAAAATTACGATGAGAGTACAATATTTAGCTCTTTCTTAAGTCATTCGGATGCTAATATCAATGGCTACAAAAACTATACATATGATGATATATATCAAAAACTTTTATTAGCGCATACAAAGAAGGAAAAAAATGATCTCGTTTATAGATTAGTTAAGCATATTGAAAACGACATTCCAGCAATCCCAATATATTATCCAAAAAGAAGCATATATTATAGTAAAAATGTAAAACTTCCCAATGTTACGTCCTTAGCATTGAGATATTGGGAATTTCCGTATGAGGAATTTAATTTTGGAAACTAG